One region of Pogoniulus pusillus isolate bPogPus1 chromosome 19, bPogPus1.pri, whole genome shotgun sequence genomic DNA includes:
- the F9 gene encoding coagulation factor IX, which translates to MANIHLIFSICLLGACLGKENTVFIENKEASSVLQRQRRANSNRLEEVIPGNLERECIEEKCSFEEAREVFENTEKTMEFWNTYIDGDQCDPNPCKNGAVCKDGVSSYVCWCPAGYEGRNCEIDFTCAIKNGGCKHFCRHDPPQKVVCSCADGYKLHEDGKSCEPAVPYPCGKVTAPEAKSKLTRAINTFDHWNVTFDDQDDDQEEVLDNITETSTPATTKITPIIKTGTRVVGGTDSMRGEVPWQVHLVNSHGVGFCGASIVNEKWLVTAAHCLETGGDITAVAGEYNTNEEDNTEQRRKVVKILPHPTYNATVNKHHNDIALLELDQPLRFNSYVTPICLGNREFTNALLKHGLGTVSGWGSTLFRGRPATILQILKVPYVDRPTCLKSTSTTILQNMFCAGFSAGGSDTCGGDSGGPYTVEIEGTWFLTGITSWGEECAKPGKYGIYTRVSKYLKWIKEKTRLT; encoded by the exons ATGGCAAATATCCACCTTATATTCTCCATTTGTCTTCTGGGAGCTTGCCTTGGCAAAGAAAATACAG TCTTCATAGAGAACAAAGAGGCAAGCTCGGTTCTGCAGAGGCAAAGGCGAGCCAATTCAAACAGACTGGAGGAGGTTATTCCTGGGAACCTCGAGAGAGAATGCATAGAAGAAAAATGCAGCTTTGAGGAAGCCCGAGAAGTGTTTGAAAACACGGAGAAAACA ATGGAGTTTTGGAATACATATATTG ATGGAGACCAGTGTGACCCAAATCCATGCAAAAATGGAGCCGTTTGCAAGGATGGAGTAAGTTCCTATGTGTGCTGGTGCCCAGCTGGGTATGAAGGTAGAAACTGTGAGATAG ACTTCACTTGTGCTATTAAAAATGGAGGCTGCAAGCACTTCTGCAGGCATGACCCACCACAGAAAGTTGTGTGCTCCTGCGCTGATGGCTACAAACTTCATGAAGATGGAAAGTCCTGTGAACCTGCAG TGCCATACCCCTGCGGGAAAGTCACGGCTCCTGAGGCAAAGAGCAAGCTAACCCGAGCCATAAACACCTTCGACCACTGGAACGTCACCTTTGATGACCAGGATGATGATCAGGAAGAGGTGCTGGACAACATCACAGAAACCAGCACCCCTGCCACCACAAAAATCACACCTATCATCAAGACGGGCACCCGGGTCGTGGGTGGCACAGACAGCATGAGAGGCGAGGTGCCTTGGCAG GTTCATCTGGTGAATAGCCACGGGGTGGGCTTCTGTGGTGCATCCATCGTCAATGAGAAATGGTTAGTGACAGCAGCCCACTGTCTGGAGACAGGTGGTGACATCACTGCCGTGGCAG GCGAGTACAACACTAACGAGGAAGACAACACGGAGCAGCGGCGGAAGGTGGTGAAAATCCTTCCCCACCCCACCTACAACGCCACCGTCAACAAGCACCACAACGACATcgccctgctggagctggaccAGCCGCTCCGCTTCAACAGCTACGTGACCCCCATCTGCCTCGGCAACCGGGAGTTCACCAACGCCCTGCTGAAGCACGGCCTGGGGACGGTGAGCGGCTGGGGCAGCACGCTCTTCCGCGGCCGGCCCGCCACCATCCTCCAGATCCTCAAGGTGCCCTACGTTGACCGGCCCACCTGCCTCAAGAGCacctccaccaccatcctgcaGAACATGTTCTGCGCAGGCTTCTCGGCGGGCGGCAGTGACACCTGTGGGGGGGACAGCGGAGGTCCCTACACCGTGGAGATTGAGGGCACCTGGTTTCTCACGGGCATCACCAGCTGGGGCGAGGAATGTGCCAAGCCGGGTAAATACGGCATCTACACCAGGGTCTCCAAGTACCTGAAGTGGATAAAGGAAAAGACCAGGCTTACCTAA